A genomic window from Brassica oleracea var. oleracea cultivar TO1000 chromosome C8, BOL, whole genome shotgun sequence includes:
- the LOC106312218 gene encoding MATE efflux family protein 7-like, whose product MADAESNINDSLLLPVDRVEKEIWRDLPDGSYTEELKRIIFFAAPMAAVVIAQFTLQIISMVMVGHLGNLALASASLASSFCNVTGFSFIIGLSTALDTLSGQAYGAKLYRKLGLQTYTAMFCLTLVCFPLSIIWFNMEKLLVFLGQDHSIAHEAGRYAAWLIPGLFSYAVLQPLTRYFQNQSMIRPLLITSSFVFCLHVPLCWLLVYKSGLGFLGGALAMGLSNWLYAILLGSIMFFSSACSETRAPLSMEIFNGVGEFFRYALPSAAMVCLEWWSYELMILLSGLLPNPELETSVLSVCLQTISTIYSIPLAIAAAASTRISNELGAGNYRAAHIVVYAATSFAVMESVVVSLCLLLGRNVFGYVFSSDKATVDYVAKLAPLVSITIILDSLQGVLSGIARGCGWQHIGAYINLGSFYLWGIPFAATLAFWVNLKGVGLWVGIQTGSLLQTFLLALVTGCTNWENQALEARKRMALA is encoded by the exons ATGGCGGATGCGGAGAGCAACATCAACGATAGCTTGCTGCTGCCGGTTGACAGAGTTGAGAAAGAGATATGGAGAGATCTGCCAGATGGATCATACACCGAAGAGCTCAAGCGGATCATCTTCTTCGCCGCTCCTATGGCGGCTGTGGTCATAGCTCAGTTCACGTTACAGATCATTTCAATGGTGATGGTTGGTCACCTTGGTAACCTCGCTCTAGCCAGCGCCTCCTTAGCTTCTTCCTTCTGCAACGTTACTGGCTTCAGCTTCATC ATAGGGTTGTCAACTGCCTTAGATACCCTGAGTGGTCAAGCTTATGGAGCTAAGCTATACAGGAAACTAGGCCTTCAGACATACACAGCTATGTTCTGTCTTACACTAGTCTGTTTCCCTCTCTCTATCATATGGTTCAACATGGAGAAGCTTCTTGTCTTCCTTGGTCAAGACCACTCCATTGCACACGAAGCCGGTAGATATGCTGCATGGCTCATCCCTGGACTCTTCTCCTACGCCGTTCTACAGCCTCTCACTCGCTACTTCCAGAACCAGAGCATGATCAGACCTCTCCTCATTACCTCTAGTTTTGTGTTCTGTCTCCACGTTCCTTTATGCTGGCTTCTTGTTTACAAGTCAGGGCTTGGCTTTCTTGGAGGAGCCTTGGCTATGGGTTTGTCGAACTGGCTCTATGCCATTCTTCTCGGATCTATCATGTTCTTCTCCTCTGCCTGTTCTGAGACACGTGCGCCTCTTTCAATGGAGATATTCAACGGCGTTGGAGAGTTCTTTAGATATGCTCTTCCTTCTGCTGCTATGGTTTG CTTAGAGTGGTGGTCATATGAACTCATGATATTATTATCTGGTCTCTTACCCAACCCAGAGCTGGAGACTTCTGTCCTCTCTGTCTG TCTCCAAACAATTTCAACAATCTATTCAATACCACTTGCCATCGCTGCTGCAGCAAG CACAAGAATCTCAAACGAACTAGGTGCTGGAAACTATAGAGCAGCACATATTGTGGTCTACGCAGCAACGTCCTTTGCAGTAATGGAATCAGTGGTAGTGAGTTTGTGTCTCTTACTTGGAAGGAATGTTTTCGGGTATGTTTTCAGCAGTGACAAGGCAACCGTCGACTATGTTGCAAAGTTGGCTCCATTGGTCTCTATCACTATCATACTAGACAGTTTACAAGGGGTTCTCTCAG GTATTGCAAGGGGATGTGGATGGCAACATATAGGAGCTTACATCAATTTAGGATCTTTCTATCTCTGGGGGATACCCTTTGCAGCAACGTTAGCCTTTTGGGTTAATCTGAAAGGTGTTGGTCTTTGGGTTGGAATACAAACTGGTTCCCTTCTGCAGACGTTTCTGCTAGCACTTGTCACTGGCTGCACAAACTGGGAAAACCAG GCCCTTGAAGCGAGAAAGCGTATGGCTTTGGCGTAA